GGAAAAATGGTACTAAAGTTATATTAAATACAAGTGGATCAGACAATTTTGCAACGAATTGGCAAGAAATGATAGTCTATAATAATGATTTATATATATCAGTAAAACAAGATAATACACTTGGTTATTATAAAAATAACATCTACACTCAAATAACAAATCAAGGATATTCAACAGGCATTGCAAAAAATTCAAATGGAGTTTACATTCCTGTAGTTAACAATGTAACTTCCAGTCGATATTATCTAAATTTAATAACAGGACAAACCATAAATTCGAACTTTGATCACAAGCTTTTCATTGATAATAATGATTTTTATTCTTTAAGTGGATACAATGAATATGTAAAGAACGGTAATATTATACAAATCAATAACAACGAAGACTATAATAATCCTTGGGATTTGAAAGTAATTAATCAAAATGAATTTATGATCAGAATGAAAATATCACAAGGATCGGTTTTTGGTATTGAATATAAAGTATTTATAAATAACGTTGAGACACAACATATCATTCAGGAAATGAGTGGTATACAGTACAATAATAGTTTCAACTCCATTTTTGTAGTGCAAAACTAAATAGCAAATGAATAACGGAAACTGGCAAAAAATCTACTTAGACCATTCCCCGAAACTTTTGGGGATTTGTCGCAGATATATCGCAGACTTACAAACTGCGGAAGATCTTTGCAAGACAGTTTTATCCTCGCAATGCAAAAAAGTCACCAGCTGAAAGATGAAAAAGCTTTGTTTGGCTGGCTCAAAAACAATTGTTGTGAACAATGCTCTACAATATATTCGAAGCAACTCAAAAGAAATTTTCGTTTCTACAGAAATATCAGAAATCCCGGAAACAATCGACCGAAATGAACAACTCTTCCACAGAAAAAAATCACGTTTTAGCATACGATTTCACCAGAGAAGAACTGTTGAAGTCGATCGACAGTCTGCCATTGCATCACCGTTCGGTTTT
This DNA window, taken from Chryseobacterium aquaeductus, encodes the following:
- a CDS encoding RNA polymerase sigma factor: MLYNIFEATQKKFSFLQKYQKSRKQSTEMNNSSTEKNHVLAYDFTREELLKSIDSLPLHHRSVFNLYFIENHSHQEIAKLLGINCKHFKSHLLRSEKICSVIIY